One Brassica oleracea var. oleracea cultivar TO1000 chromosome C7, BOL, whole genome shotgun sequence genomic window carries:
- the LOC106303973 gene encoding 50S ribosomal protein L23-like: MGSRMGGRVVHFANLPIKLLMPTKLTNIHEFALKTIPSATKIEIKRVLESLYGFEIEKVNTLNMDGKKKKRGGLLIAKADYKKAYVTLKHPLSISSDLFPVKFIEEDRKSKVKGSSFVEEEGDKKSHWLDQKEKREIGGYSGGKARRGGGGGRVNSPARGEAEAGAKFPWSNMRFSGK, translated from the coding sequence ATGGGAAGTCGAATGGGAGGACGAGTGGTCCACTTCGCGAACCTCCCGATCAAGCTTCTGATGCCGACAAAGCTCACGAACATCCACGAGTTCGCGCTGAAAACGATCCCATCGGCGACCAAGATCGAGATCAAGAGAGTCTTGGAGTCTCTCTACGGGTTCGAGATCGAGAAGGTGAACACTCTAAACATGGACGGGAAGAAGAAGAAGCGCGGCGGGCTGCTGATAGCCAAGGCTGACTACAAGAAGGCTTACGTCACGCTCAAACACCCTCTGTCGATCTCAAGTGATCTGTTCCCCGTGAAGTTCATCGAGGAAGACAGGAAGAGCAAAGTGAAAGGATCTAGCTTTGTGGAGGAGGAAGGTGATAAGAAGAGTCATTGGCTTGATCAGAAGGAGAAGAGGGAGATCGGCGGTTACAGTGGTGGTAAAGCTCGTCGCGGCGGTGGTGGTGGGAGAGTGAATTCGCCGGCGAGAGGTGAGGCGGAGGCGGGGGCGAAGTTTCCGTGGAGTAATATGAGGTTTAGTGGAAAGTAA
- the LOC106301383 gene encoding tubulin-folding cofactor C-like — MEDEDPRSETVDEALQKKHHDMLERFSARHQARKSDSAFSSSSSSTFESTSSFLSQFADSKRSIESRIAELRLASSSSEDSSKIRSDLAEISSSIDDLEKLVAANSYFLPSYEVRSSLRSASDLKQSLDALSAAVLPKKKFSFKSKPSSSSATKIQKRDLAPPPTNVVVRDSPGFRNKRGETLAKSFRSSSSSSSMGEFTLSDLDSCRVHLTGTVNALFIHRLRNCSVYTGPVLGSILIDDVEDCVLVVASHQIRIHRAKKSDFYLRVRSRPIIEDSSGVRFGPYCLGYGGIEEDLKTAGLEEETESWANVDDFLWLRAVHSPNWSLLPQEERLSSVSISGEGDS; from the coding sequence ATGGAAGACGAGGATCCGAGATCCGAAACCGTAGACGAGGCACTGCAGAAGAAGCACCATGACATGCTCGAACGCTTCTCCGCTCGCCACCAAGCTCGTAAATCCGATTCAGCTTTCTCTTCTTCTTCATCCTCCACGTTCGAATCGACCTCCTCGTTCCTCTCCCAATTCGCCGACTCCAAACGATCAATCGAGTCACGAATCGCCGAGCTACGACTCGCCTCCTCCTCCTCGGAAGATTCATCCAAGATCAGATCCGATCTCGCGGAGATCTCATCATCGATCGACGATCTCGAGAAGCTCGTCGCAGCCAACTCCTACTTCCTCCCCTCGTACGAAGTCCGATCCTCTCTCAGATCCGCATCCGACCTCAAACAGAGCCTCGACGCCCTCTCCGCCGCCGTACTCCCGAAGAAGAAGTTCTCCTTCAAGTCCAAACCGTCTTCTTCTTCCGCTACAAAGATCCAGAAACGCGATCTCGCTCCTCCACCAACAAACGTCGTCGTACGCGATTCTCCGGGATTCAGGAACAAACGAGGAGAGACTCTCGCGAAAAGCTTCAGATCCTCCTCCTCGTCGTCGTCGATGGGAGAGTTCACGTTGTCAGATCTCGATTCGTGCCGAGTGCATTTGACTGGAACAGTCAACGCTCTCTTCATCCACCGGTTGAGGAACTGCAGCGTCTACACAGGTCCTGTGCTCGGTTCGATTCTGATTGATGACGTGGAGGACTGCGTCCTCGTGGTGGCCTCGCATCAGATTAGGATCCATCGCGCCAAGAAGAGTGATTTCTATCTGAGAGTGAGGAGTCGTCCCATTATAGAAGACAGCAGTGGAGTCAGGTTCGGGCCTTACTGTTTGGGCTACGGAGGGATCGAGGAGGATTTGAAGACGGCGGGTTTGGAGGAGGAGACCGAGAGCTGGGCCAATGTTGATGATTTCTTGTGGCTCAGAGCTGTTCACTCCCCTAACTGGTCCCTCTTGCCCCAAGAGGAAAGGCTTTCTTCCGTTTCTATTTCCGGAGAAGGAGATTCTTGA
- the LOC106301717 gene encoding cytochrome P450 79B1, which translates to MNTLTSNSSDLTSTTRQTWSFSNMYLLTTLQAFVAITLVMLLKKMITNPNKKKLYLPPGPTGWPIIGMIPAMLKSRPVFRWLHSIMKQLNTEIACVRLGNTNVITVTCPKIAREILKQQDALFASRPMTYAQNVLSNGYKTCVITPFGEQFKKMRKVVMTELVCPARHRWLHQKRAEENDHLTAWVYNMVKNSGSVDFRFVTRHYCGNAIKKLMFGTRTFSENTAADGGPTAEDIDHMEAMFEALGFTFAFCISDYLPMLTGLDLNGHEKIMRDSSAIMDKYHDPIIDGRIKMWKEGKRTQIEDFLDIFISIKDEEGNPLLTADEIKPTIKELVMAAPDNPSNAVEWAMAEMVNKPEILRKAMEEIDRVVGKERLVQESDIPKLNYVKAILREAFRLHPVAAFNLPHVALSDTTVAGYHIPKGSQVLLSRYGLGRNPKVWADPLSFKPERHLNECSEVTLTENDLRFISFSTGKRGCAAPALGTALTTMMLARLLQGFTWKLPENETRVELMESSHDMFLAKPLVMVGELRLPEHLYPTVK; encoded by the exons ATGAACACTCTTACCTCAAACTCTTCGGATCTTACTTCCACTACTAGGCAAACATGGTCGTTCAGCAACATGTATCTCCTCACGACTCTTCAAGCCTTTGTGGCTATAACCTTAGTGATGCTTCTCAAGAAAATGATCACTAATCCTAATAAAAAGAAATTGTATCTCCCACCTGGACCTACCGGATGGCCCATCATCGGAATGATTCCAGCAATGCTAAAGAGCCGTCCAGTTTTCCGGTGGCTCCACAGCATCATGAAGCAGCTAAACACTGAGATAGCATGCGTGAGGCTAGGAAACACTAACGTGATCACCGTCACATGCCCTAAGATAGCACGTGAGATACTCAAGCAACAAGACGCTCTCTTCGCCTCAAGACCTATGACTTACGCGCAAAACGTCCTCTCTAACGGATACAAAACCTGCGTGATCACTCCGTTCGGGGAACAATTCAAGAAAATGAGGAAAGTCGTGATGACGGAACTCGTTTGTCCGGCGAGACACAGGTGGCTTCATCAGAAGAGAGCGGAAGAAAACGACCATTTAACCGCATGGGTATACAACATGGTTAAGAACTCGGGCTCAGTCGATTTCCGGTTTGTGACAAGGCATTACTGCGGAAATGCTATCAAGAAACTTATGTTCGGGACAAGAACGTTCTCTGAAAACACTGCAGCGGACGGTGGGCCAACCGCCGAGGATATCGATCATATGGAAGCTATGTTTGAAGCATTAGGCTTTACGTTTGCTTTTTGTATATCTGATTATCTACCTATGCTCACGGGACTTGATCTTAACGGTCACGAGAAGATCATGAGAGATTCAAGTGCTATTATGGACAAGTATCACGATCCTATCATTGATGGAAGGATCAAAATGTGGAAAGAAGGAAAGAGAACTCAAATCGAGGATTTTCTAGATATTTTCATTTCGATCAAAGATGAAGAAGGCAACCCATTGCTTACCGCTGATGAAATCAAACCCACTATTAAG GAGCTTGTAATGGCGGCGCCAGACAATCCATCAAACGCCGTAGAATGGGCCATGGCGGAGATGGTAAACAAACCTGAGATACTCCGTAAGGCAATGGAAGAAATAGACAGAGTGGTCGGAAAAGAAAGACTTGTCCAAGAATCCGACATCCCAAAACTAAACTACGTCAAAGCTATTCTCCGTGAAGCTTTCCGTCTCCATCCTGTCGCCGCCTTTAACCTCCCACACGTGGCACTTTCCGACACAACCGTCGCCGGATATCACATCCCTAAAGGAAGTCAAGTACTTCTCAGTCGATATGGGCTGGGCCGTAACCCAAAAGTTTGGGCCGACCCACTTAGCTTTAAACCGGAGAGACATCTCAATGAATGCTCAGAAGTTACTTTGACGGAGAACGATCTCCGTTTTATCTCGTTTAGCACCGGGAAAAGAGGTTGTGCTGCTCCGGCTTTAGGTACAGCGTTGACTACGATGATGCTCGCAAGACTTCTTCAAGGTTTCACTTGGAAGCTACCGGAGAATGAAACACGTGTTGAGCTGATGGAGTCTAGTCATGATATGTTTTTGGCTAAACCGTTGGTTATGGTAGGTGAGTTGAGATTGCCGGAGCATCTTTACCCGACGGTGAAGTAG
- the LOC106304106 gene encoding lipase 3, which produces MASCFSYVSYRNKCYQYSFSRAGLRSSTSDLGDGTVVHCWVPQTHVDAKPTLLLLHGIGANAMWQWDRFIDRFIPRFNVYVPDLIFFGDSHTTRPDRSESFQASCVMRVMDAHGVGTMTVAGLSYGGFVAYSMAAQFKERIDRVVLICAGVALEEKDVEDGMFKVKSAEEAANVLFPQSPSMLRRLLQLSFYKPPVWIPSCFAMDYIHVMCRDYLLERKELVEALHKGRRFADLPKIAQPILMIWGEEDQVFPVELAHRLKRHLGENKAQLVLLKKTGHAINEERPKEMYKHLKSFLCTDAMIRPNDNAKRLMLTSLISPVKINK; this is translated from the exons ATGGCTAGTTGCTTCAGCTACGTTTCTTACCGTAACAAATGTTACCAGTACAGCTTCTCTCGCGCCGGTCTCCGATCATCAACCTCCGATCTCGGCGACGGCACCGTTGTCCACTGCTGGGTCCCGCAGACTCACGTCGACGCCAAGCCCACGCTCCTCCTCCTCCACGGGATCGGAGCCAACGCCATGTGGCAGTGGGACCGGTTCATCGATCGGTTTATCCCCCGGTTTAACGTCTACGTGCCGGACCTCATCTTCTTCGGCGACTCGCACACGACTCGCCCCGACCGGTCTGAGTCGTTCCAGGCGAGCTGCGTCATGAGGGTGATGGACGCTCACGGCGTTGGGACCATGACGGTTGCTGGCCTCAGCTACGGAGGGTTCGTGGCCTACTCAATGGCGGCGCAGTTTAAGGAGAGGATAGATCGGGTGGTGCTAATATGCGCCGGGGTTGCTCTGGAGGAGAAAGACGTGGAGGATGGGATGTTTAAAGTGAAGAGCGCGGAGGAGGCGGCAAACGTGTTGTTCCCTCAGTCTCCGTCGATGCTCCGGCGACTTCTCCAGTTATCTTTCTACAAACCTCCGGTTTGGATCCCTTCTTGCTTTGCCATGGACTACATTCAT GTGATGTGTAGAGATTATCTTCTAGAAAGAAAAGAACTTGTGGAAGCTCTACATAAAGGTAGAAGATTCGCTGATCTTCCCAAGATAGCACAG CCTATATTGATGATATGGGGAGAGGAAGATCAAGTATTCCCAGTGGAATTAGCACACAGATTGAAGAG ACATTTGGGGGAAAACAAAGCACAACTAGTGTTACTAAAGAAAACAGGACATGCGATTAATGAAGAGAGACCAAAGGAGATGTACAAACACTTGAAGTCTTTTCTTTGCACAGACGCAATGATTCGTCCTAATGACAATGCTAAGAGACTCATGTTAACAAGCTTGATATCTCCTGTCAAGATCAACAAGTGA
- the LOC106302172 gene encoding adenylyl-sulfate kinase 2, chloroplastic-like, with translation MEGLAIRASRPSIICSLPGLDGGSQRLPLSDGFLRLPTSSYAADKPKLVAKSASLHPISAVNVSAQASLTADFPALSETNVKEERINGDKNKPENIVWHESSICRCDRQQLLQQKGCVIWITGLSGSGKSTVACALSKALFERGKLTYTLDGDNVRHGLNRDLTFKAEDRTENIRRIGEVAKLFADVGVICIASLISPYRRDRDECRSLLPEGDFVEVFMDVPLSVCESRDPKGLYKLARAGKIKGFTGIDDPYEAPLNCEVVLKHTRDDDSCSPRQMAEHIISYLQNKGYLEG, from the exons ATGGAAGGATTAGCTATCAGAGCATCGCGACCGTCCATCATCTGCTCTCTTCCAGGTCTCGACGGCGGTTCTCAGCGACTGCCTCTAAGTGACGGTTTCCTAAGGCTCCCAACGTCATCATATGCTGCAGATAAGCCAAAACTAGTCGCGAAGTCTGCTTCTTTACATCCGATCTCCGCCGTTAATGTCTCTGCTCAAGCTTCCCTCACCGCCGATTTTCCCGCCCTTTCAG AGACGAATGTGAAAGAAGAGAGAATCAACGGAGACAAGAATAAGCCAGAGAACATCGTGTGGCACGAGAGTTCCATTTGCAGATGCGACCGACAACAACTTCTTCAACAGAAGGGTTGTGTCATTTGGATCACTGGTCTCAGCGGCTCAGGGAAAAGCACTGTTGCTTGTGCCTTAAGTAAAGCTCTGTTCGAAAGAGGCAAACTTACTTACACACTTGACGGAGACAATGTACGTCATGGTCTTAACCGGGACCTCACTTTCAAAGCTGAGGATCGTACCGAAAACATACGCAGGATCG GTGAGGTGGCAAAGCTGTTTGCTGACGTTGGCGTCATTTGTATAGCAAGTTTGATTTCTCCTTACCGGAGAGACAGAGATGAGTGCCGGTCGTTGTTACCCGAGGGAGATTTCGTGGAG GTTTTCATGGATGTTCCTCTGTCTGTGTGCGAGTCAAGAGATCCAAAGGGGTTGTACAAGCTCGCACGTGCCGGCAAAATCAAAG GCTTTACTGGAATCGATGATCCTTACGAGGCGCCACTGAACTGCGAG GTCGTTCTGAAACACACCAGAGATGACGATTCTTGTTCACCACGTCAGATGGCTGAACATATCATCTCCTACTTGCAAAACAAAGGGTACCTTGAGGGCTAA
- the LOC106304016 gene encoding ras-related protein RABH1c encodes MASVSALAKFKLVFLGDQSVGKTSIITRFMYDKFDTSYQPTIGIDFLSKTMYLEDRTVRLQLWDTAGQERFRSLIPSYIRDSSVAIVVYDVANRQTFLNIPKWIDDVHRERGGSGDVIIVLVGNKTDLVDKRQVSISEGEEKGKEHGVMFIETSAKENFNIKALFRKIAAALPGMDSYSSATKSDDMVDVNLKNTSSSSQGEQQGGGGGGGCSC; translated from the exons ATGGCGTCTGTTTCTGCTTTGGCAAAGTTTAAGTTGGTGTTCTTAGGAGATCAATCTGTGGGCAAAACAAGCATCATCACCCGTTTCATGTATGATAAATTCGACACCTCTTACCAG CCTACCATTGGGATCGATTTTCTGTCCAAAACAATGTACCTCGAAGATCGAACTGTTCGCTTGCAGCTTTG GGATACGGCTGGACAAGAAAGATTCAGGAGTCTGATCCCAAGTTACATCAGAGACTCTTCTGTTGCAATTGTTGTGTATGATGTTGCCA ATAGGCAAACGTTTCTGAATATTCCGAAATGGATCGATGATGTACACAGAGAAAGAGGTGGTTCAGGCGACGTTATTATTGTCCTTGTTGGTAACAAAACTGATCTTGTTGATAAAAG ACAAGTATCGATCAGTGAAGGGGAAGAAAAGGGTAAAGAGCATGGAGTGATGTTCATTGAGACCAGCGCCAAAGAAAATTTCAACATTAAG GCTTTGTTCAGGAAGATAGCTGCAGCATTGCCTGGGATGGATTCATATTCGTCGGCGACAAAATCAGACGATATGGTTGATGTGAACCTAAAGAACACTTCAAGTTCATCACAAGGTGAGCAACAAGGAGGAGGTGGTGGAGGCGGCTGTTCTTGTTGA
- the LOC106303481 gene encoding uncharacterized protein LOC106303481: protein MERQQQRKEEAWVIWNISMCPIPDGVDPSVMGTTIQKALESAGHVRRYDQISITAFGNNLIKKERRHEEALFYWKNLSYAWHQFTHPSQKGHAYSEWNHSCDDSVDWLNLANLHLGRSQEWDLRAARDFFIRLSFKYGENPDPVDLKNQNKELDILAARNLLTHIREKYGLKLDHLLTYCFEDISDEEEG, encoded by the exons ATGGAGAGGCAACAGCAAAGGAAGGAGGAAGCATGGGTGATATGGAATATCAGCATGTGCCCGATTCCGGATGGTGTTGATCCTAGTGTGATGGGTACGACAATACAAAAGGCGTTGGAAAGTGCAGGCCACGTCCGCCGCTATGATCAGATCTCCATCACCGCCTTTGGCAACAACCTGATAAAAAAAGAAAGACGTCACGAGGAAGCTCTATTCTACTGGAAAAATCTCTCTTATGCATGGCACCA ATTTACCCACCCATCTCAAAAAGGACATGCATATTCT GAGTGGAACCACTCTTGTGATGATAGTGTGGACTGGCTGAACCTTGCTAACTTGCACCTTGGTCGATCACAG GAGTGGGACCTTAGGGCGGCTCGAGATTTCTTTATCCGTTTATCGTTCAAGTACGGGGAGAACCCCGACCCTGTTGATCTGAAAAATCAGAATAAG GAGTTGGACATTCTGGCGGCTCGAAATTTGCTTACCCATATAAGGGAAAAGTACGGCCTCAAACTCGACCACCTTTTGACCTACTG TTTTGAAGACATATCTGATGAAGAAGAAGGATAA
- the LOC106301591 gene encoding TLD domain-containing protein 2-like, with protein sequence MGKKHKSSSLRSKAVHFVTDLTTGLLNPISDKPPSSSPPLPDEEEDESKRDQLASITEEDHQSKDEPDTSSFSAFLGSLLSSHPKDQQEDEEAESSDTSSSSSSSSVNTMKETTTSVAKKSLLSKYKQHFKNFYQAVKLSKDRKGVNTAEVKTDDDDGLEMKQMQDKHETATTVVQAIIIPETSEPSLLLTDQSRRSLYSSLPALVQGRKWILLYSTWRHGISLSTLYRKSLLWPGLSLLVVGDRKGSVFGGLVEAPLIPTDKKYQGTNSTFVFTDKSGQPTIYRPTGANRFYTLCSKDFLALGGGGRFALYLDSELLSGSSAYSETYGNACLATSQDFDVKEVELWGFVYGSKYDEILALSKTRESGICRW encoded by the exons ATGGGGAAGAAACACAAATCATCATCATTGAGAAGCAAAGCAGTTCACTTTGTCACCGATCTCACCACCGGTCTCCTTAATCCCATCTCTGATAAACCACCCTCCTCCTCTCCTCCTCTTCCG GATGAGGAAGAAGATGAGTCCAAGAGAGATCAACTAGCCTCCATCACTGAGGAGGACCATCAGTCTAAAGACGAACCAGACACTTCTTCCTTCTCTGCTTTCCTTGGCTCCCTCTTGTCCTCACACCCCAAGGATCAACAAGAAGACGAAGAGGCTGAATCAAGCGATACTTCTTCATCATCATCATCCTCTTCAGTGAATACAATGAAGGAAACTACTACTAGTGTTGCAAAGAAGAGCTTGTTGTCCAAGTATAAACAGCATTTCAAGAACTTTTACCAGGCTGTTAAGCTTTCCAAGGATCGAAAGGGGGTGAATACTGCTGAGGTTAAAACGGACGATGACGATGGCTTGGAGATGAAGCAGATGCAGGATAAACATGAAACAGCAACAACTGTAGTACAAGCCATTATTATACCTGAAACTTCAGAGCCCTCTCTTCTTTTGACTGACCAGTCAAGACGTTCCCTTTATTCTTCACTCCCTGCTCTCGTTCAAGGCAGGAAATGGATTTTGCTTTATAG TACATGGAGGCATGGTATATCACTGTCAACGCTGTACAGGAAAAGCCTCCTCTGGCCTGGTCTCAGTTTACTG GTTGTTGGAGACAGGAAAGGTTCGGTGTTTGGTGGACTTGTGGAGGCGCCTTTGATACCAACTGATAAGAAGTATCAG GGAACCAACAGTACATTTGTTTTCACTGATAAGTCTGGACAACCCACTATATACCGTCCCACAG GAGCAAATAGGTTTTACACATTATGCTCCAAGGACTTTCTAGCTCTCGGTGGTGGTGGGCGGTTTGCTCTCTATCTAGACAGTGAGCT GCTAAGTGGATCAAGTGCTTACTCGGAGACATACGGGAACGCGTGTCTTGCAACCTCTCAGGACTTTGATGTTAAGGAAGTGGAG TTATGGGGATTTGTGTATGGCTCAAAGTATGATGAGATTCTAGCTCTCAGCAAAACAAGAGAGTCTGGTATTTGCAGGTGGTGA